A window of Ranitomeya variabilis isolate aRanVar5 chromosome 2, aRanVar5.hap1, whole genome shotgun sequence contains these coding sequences:
- the NAA10 gene encoding N-alpha-acetyltransferase 10 isoform X2 translates to MKGRPWPFSAVDLRCFGPIHFNGDEPQLSAQLPAVKGGRCPSGIRICPEDLMNMQHCNLLCLPENYQMKYYFYHGLSWPQLSYIAEDENGKIVGYVLAKMEEDPDDVPHGHITSLAVKRSHRRLGLAQKLMDQASRAMIENFNAKYVSLHVRKSNRAALHLYSNTLNFQISEVEPKYYADGEDAYAMKRDLTQMAEEGLLIPPTSDNDATPGVKTLHGTNCQQPISN, encoded by the exons ATGAAGGGGCGGCCATGGCCGTTCAGCGCTGTGGACCTTCGTTGTTTTGgtcccattcactttaatggggaTGAGCCGCAGTTGTCTGCACAGCTGCCGGCCGTGAAAGGGGGTCGCTGCCCCTCAGGTATCAGGATCTGT CCCGAGGACCTGATGAATATGCAGCACTGCAATCTGCTGTGCCTGCCGGAGAACTATCAGATGAAGTACTACTTCTACCACGGACTGTCCTGGCCGCAG TTGTCGTACATCGCCGAAGATGAAAACGGAAAAATTGTTGGTTATGTCCTGGCAAAAAT GGAGGAAGATCCAGATGATGTCCCTCACGGCCATATCACCTCATTA GCTGTTAAGCGCTCACACAGAAGACTCGGGCTGGCTCAGAAGCTGATGGACCAGGCGTCCAGAGCAATGATCGAAAACTTCAACGCCAAATATGTGTCTTTACATGTGCGGAAAAG CAATCGGGCGGCTCTGCATTTATATTCCAACACACTGAATTTCCA AATCAGTGAAGTGGAGCCCAAGTACTACGCTGATGGTGAAGATGCGTACGCCATGAAGCGGGATCTGACCCAGATGGCTGAAGAG GGGCTGCTCATTCCTCCTACATCAGATAACGATGCAACGCCCGGTGTAAAGACTCTCCACGGGACAAATTGTCAGCAGCCAATCAG
- the RENBP gene encoding N-acylglucosamine 2-epimerase, with amino-acid sequence MNHMTGSQLTAAVVLITDFLPQLQRSQQTEQRLQGESGKSSSMGEKSRLQRWRERISTELDRVMEFWTQHSEDKEFGGFFTCLGQEGAVYDPLKYIWLQGRQVWMYCRLYRKVPRFHREELLNSAIAGGEFLIAHARPSSDSLKCAFVVTRDGRAVKIQRTIFSECFYIMAMDELWRTTRKEKYKREARMMMDQIVHWVRVDPSNLGRPELPGAEPVNSMAVPMMLLNLVDQLCEDDEEAAIKYAELGTWSVEKILQHLQRDGQAILENVSEDGKELPGCVGRHQNPGHAIEAGWFLLRQAFTNHDHNLGKIAVETFLLLPFESGWDQEHGGLFSFLDVDGHCPTQLEWSMKMWWPHTEALIAFLLGYMETKDPRLLDNFQKVYEYAFSRFLDPEHKEWFGYLTQEGKVALTIKGGPFKGCFHVPRCLYMCEEMLTKLIEEEDNGANPK; translated from the exons ATGAATCACATGACTGGCAGTCAGCTGACGGCCGCTGTGGTCCTCATCACTGATttccttcctcagctgcagagATCACAGCAGACGGAGCAGAGACTGCAGGGGGAATCAGGAAAAAGTTCCAGTATGGGAGAGAAAAGTCGCCTACAGCGGTGGAGAGAGCGGATCAGTACCGAGCTGGACAGAGTCATGGAGTTCTGGACTCAACACTCCGAGGACAAGGAATTTGG GGGATTCTTCACGTGCCTCGGTCAGGAAGGAGCGGTGTATGATCCACTGAAGTATATCTGGCTGCAGGGCAGGCAG GTTTGGATGTATTGCCGTCTCTACAGAAAAGTGCCCAGATTCCACAGGGAAGAACTACTTAATTCTGCCATTGCAG GGGGCGAGTTCCTTATTGCTCATGCTCGCCCATCATCTGACTCCCTAAAATGTGCTTTTGTGGTGACACGTGATGGTCGAGCGGTGAAGATCCAGCGCACCATCTTCAGTGAGTGTTTCTACATCATGGCTATGGATGAACTATGGAGAACAACCCGAAAAGAGAAGTATAAG AGAGAAGCGCGGATGATGATGGATCAGATAGTTCACTGGGTGCGAGTAGATCCATCTAATTTAGGAAGACCGGAGTTGCCTGGAGCTGAACCAGTGAACTCTATGGCGGTGCCAATGATGCTGCTGAATCTGGTGGATCAGTTATGTGAGGATGATGAAGAGGCAGCAATTAAGTACGCAGAACTGGGAACCTGGAGTGTGGAGAAGATCCTGCAGCACTTACAG CGTGACGGTCAGGCTATTTTGGAGAATGTTTCTGAAGATGGAAAGGAGCTCCCAGGATGTGTGGGCAGACACCAGAACCCTG GACATGCCATTGAGGCTGGCTGGTTTCTTTTACGTCAAGCCTTCACTAACCATGACCATAACTTGGGGAAGATCGCTGTGGAAACGTTTCTACTTCTACCCTTTGAATCGGGATGGGACCAGGAGCATGGAGGACTGTTTTCTTTCCTGGATGTGGATGGACATTGCCCTACACAA CTTGAGTGGAGCATGAAAATGTGGTGGCCGCACACAGAAGCCCTCATCGCCTTCCTGCTTGGCTATATGGAAACCAAGGATCCACGACTACTTGACAACTTCCAAAAAGTTTATGAATACGCATTCAGCCGG TTTTTGGACCCGGAGCACAAAGAGTGGTTTGGCTACTTGACTCAAGAAGGGAAGGTGGCACTCACCATCAAAGGAGGGCCGTTTAAAG gatGTTTCCATGTCCCTCGATGCCTGTACATGTGCGAAGAGATGCTGACCAAGCTCATAGAAGAGGAAGACAATGGGGCAAACCCGAAATGA
- the NAA10 gene encoding N-alpha-acetyltransferase 10 isoform X6, translating to MAVTYRACEYVVGPEDLMNMQHCNLLCLPENYQMKYYFYHGLSWPQLSYIAEDENGKIVGYVLAKMEEDPDDVPHGHITSLAVKRSHRRLGLAQKLMDQASRAMIENFNAKYVSLHVRKSNRAALHLYSNTLNFQISEVEPKYYADGEDAYAMKRDLTQMAEEGLLIPPTSDNDATPGVKTLHGTNCQQPISN from the exons ATGGCTGTCACTTACCGAGCGTGTGAATATGTAGTTGGG CCCGAGGACCTGATGAATATGCAGCACTGCAATCTGCTGTGCCTGCCGGAGAACTATCAGATGAAGTACTACTTCTACCACGGACTGTCCTGGCCGCAG TTGTCGTACATCGCCGAAGATGAAAACGGAAAAATTGTTGGTTATGTCCTGGCAAAAAT GGAGGAAGATCCAGATGATGTCCCTCACGGCCATATCACCTCATTA GCTGTTAAGCGCTCACACAGAAGACTCGGGCTGGCTCAGAAGCTGATGGACCAGGCGTCCAGAGCAATGATCGAAAACTTCAACGCCAAATATGTGTCTTTACATGTGCGGAAAAG CAATCGGGCGGCTCTGCATTTATATTCCAACACACTGAATTTCCA AATCAGTGAAGTGGAGCCCAAGTACTACGCTGATGGTGAAGATGCGTACGCCATGAAGCGGGATCTGACCCAGATGGCTGAAGAG GGGCTGCTCATTCCTCCTACATCAGATAACGATGCAACGCCCGGTGTAAAGACTCTCCACGGGACAAATTGTCAGCAGCCAATCAG